The Brassica oleracea var. oleracea cultivar TO1000 chromosome C6, BOL, whole genome shotgun sequence genome includes a region encoding these proteins:
- the LOC106300376 gene encoding pyruvate kinase, cytosolic isozyme-like, whose product MHSSHLLLEEPIRMASILEPSKSSFFPALTKIVGTLGPKSRSVETLSGCLKSGMSVARFDFSWGDAEYHQETLDNLKIAVKSTKKLCAVMLDTVGPELQVINKSGKAITLKADGLVTLTPSQDQEASSEVLPINFNGLAKAVKKGDTIFVGQYLFTGSETTSVWLEVDEVKGDDVICLSRNAATLAGSLFTLHASQVHIDLPTLTEKDKEVISTWGVQNKIDFLSLSYCRHAEDVRQTREMLKKLGDLSQTQIFAKIENVEGLNHFDEILQEADGIILSRGNLGIDLPPEKVFLFQKAALYKCNMAGKPAVLTRVVDSMTDNLRPTRAEATDVANAVLDGSDAILLGAETLRGLYPVETISTVGRICAEAEKVFNQDLYFKKTVKYVGEPMSHLESIASSAVRAAIKVKASVIICFTSSGRAARLIAKYRPTMPVISVVIPRVKTNQLKWSFSGAFEARQSLIVRGLFPMLADPRHPAESTSATNESVLKVALDHGKQAGVIKSHDRVVVCQKVGDASVVKIIELED is encoded by the exons AGTTTCTTCCCAGCATTGACTAAGATCGTCGGGACTCTCGGTCCCAAATCCCGATCCGTCGAGACTCTCTCCGGTTGCCTCAAATCCGGGATGTCCG TGGCTCGATTTGATTTCTCTTGGGGTGATGCGGAGTATCACCAGGAGACGCTGGATAATCTGAAAATTGCTGTGAAGAGCACTAAGAAGCTTTGTGCC GTTATGCTTGATACCGTGGGACCTGAGCTGCAAGTTATCAACAAGTCTGGGAAAGCTATTACTCTTAAAGCCGATGGACTTGTTACTTTGACACCCAGTCAAGATCAAGAAGCGTCTTCTGAAGTCCTTCCCATTAACTTCAATGGGCTTGCCAAG GCAGTGAAGAAAGGAGACACTATTTTTGTTGGGCAATACCTATTCACTGGTAGTGAAACAACTTCAGTTTGGCTCGAG GTTGATGAAGTCAAAGGAGATGATGTCATTTGCCTGTCAAGGAATGCTGCTACTCTGGCTGGTTCTCTCTTCACTTTGCACGCCTCTCAAGTTCACATCGATCTGCCAACTCTAACGGAGAAAGATAAGGAG GTTATAAGCACATGGGGAGTTCAGAATAAAATCGATTTTCTCTCTTTGTCTTATTGTCGTCATGCGGAGGATGTTCGCCAG ACCCGCGAAATGCTTAAGAAGTTGGGTGACCTCTCTCAAACACAAATATTTGCCAAGATTGAGAATGTAGAG GGACTTAACCACTTTGATGAGATTCTACAAGAAGCTGATGGAATTATTCTTTCTCGTGGGAATTTGGGTATTGATTTACCCCCGGAAAAG GTGTTTTTGTTTCAAAAGGCAGCCCTTTACAAGTGCAACATGGCTGGAAAACCAGCCGTTCTTACCCGTGTCGTTGATAGTATGACTGACAACTTGCGACCAACTCGTGCAGAGGCAACAGATGTTGCTAATGCTGTTCTAGATG GAAGTGATGCAATTCTTCTTGGTGCTGAGACCCTTCGCGGTTTGTACCCTGTTGAGACAATATCAACTGTCGGCAGGATCTGTGCTGAG GCAGAAAAGGTTTTCAATCAGGACTTGTACTTCAAGAAGACTGTCAAGTATGTAGGAGAACCGATGTCTCACTTGGAATCCATTGCTTCTTCAGCT GTACGGGCAGCAATCAAGGTTAAGGCATCTGTCATTATATGCTTCACCTCTTCTGGAAGAGCAGCAAG GTTAATTGCCAAATACAGGCCAACAATGCCCGTTATTTCTGTCGTCATTCCCCGGGTTAAGACAAATCAGCTGAAATGGAGCTTTAGTGGAGCCTTTGAG GCGAGGCAGTCACTTATTGTCAGAGGCCTTTTCCCCATGCTCGCTGATCCTCGTCACCCA GCGGAATCAACAAGTGCGACGAACGAGTCAGTCCTCAAGGTTGCACTAGACCATGGAAAGCAAGCAGGAGTGATCAAATCGCATGACAGAGTAGTGGTGTGTCAGAAAGTTGGTGATGCATCTGTGGTGAAGATCATCGAGCTAGAGGATTAA
- the LOC106300377 gene encoding 60S ribosomal protein L24-2, with protein sequence MVLKTELCRFSGHKIYPGRGIRFIRSDSQVFLFINSKCKHYFHNKLKPSKLAWTTMYRKQHKKDAAQEAVKKRRRATKKPYSRSIVGATLEVIQKKRAEKPEVRDAAREAALRDIKERIKKTKDEKKAKKAEFASKQQKIQAKIPKAAAKGGPKLGGGGGKR encoded by the exons ATGGTTCTCAA GACGGAGCTTTGTCGTTTCAGTGGCCACAAGATTTACCCAGGAAGAGGAATCAGATTTATCCGATCTGATTCTCAG GTGTTCTTGTTCATCAACTCCAAGTGCAAGCATTACTTTCACAATAAACTGAAGCCTTCCAAGCTTGCATGGACTACCATGTATAGAAAGCAGCACAAGAAG GATGCAGCTCAAGAGGCTGTTAAGAAGAGGAGACGTGCTACCAAGAAGCCGTACTCGAGGTCCATTGTTGGTGCTACCTTGGAAGTGATCCAGAAGAAGAGAGCTGAGAAGCCTGAAGTTCGTGATGCAGCCAGAGAAGCTGCTCTTCG TGATATCAAGGAGAGAATCAAGAAGACTAAAGATGAGAAGAAGGCAAAGAAGGCTGAATTTGCTTCAAAGCAACAGAAGATTCAGGCTAAGATCCCCAAGGCTGCTGCCAAGGGAGGTCCCAAGCTGGGAGGTGGTGGTGGCAAACGCTGA